The Kosakonia sp. SMBL-WEM22 sequence CGGGTGATCGCCATCACGCCAATATTTTCACCGTAAGTGGTATTCGGCGTGGAGCCGAAGAAGCCGGAGATCATCGTCGACAGGCCGTTAGCGAACATCGAACGGTGCAGGCCAGGGTCGCGGATCAGATCGCGTTTGACGATATTGGCCGTCACCACCAGATGCCCGACGTGCTCGGCAATTACCACCAGCGCCGCCGGCAGAATAGTGAAGATCGCGAACCACTCAAAGCGCGGCGTGTAGAACGTTGGCAGCGCGAACCAGTGTGCCTGGGCGATAGGTGTGGTATCGACAACGCCCATGGCGAAGGAGAGCGCATAGCCCGCCAGCACGCCGATCAAAATCGGGATAATTGCCAGAAAACCGCGGAACAGCACCGAACCAAAGACCGTGACCGCCAGCGTTACCAGCGAAATGGTGATGGTTTTACTGTCGGCGCTCTGCCCGTCCGGCGGCAGCAGGCCAGCCATATTCGCCGCCACGCCCGCTAACTCGAGCCCGATCACCGCCACAATGGCGCCCATCGCTGCAGGCGGGAACATTACATCCAGCCAGCCGGTGCCCGCTTTTTTTACAATCAGCGCCACCAGGCAGAAGAGCACGCCGCACATAATGAAGCCGCCCAGCGCCACTTCATAGCCCAGCGGCAACAGCAGCAGCACCGGCGAGATAAAGGCGAAGCTGGAGCCGAGGTAAGCAGGGATTTTCCCCTTGCAGATAAAGATATAGAGCAGCGTTCCGACACCGTTGAACAGCAGCACGGTGGCCGGGTTGATATGAAACAGGATTGGCACCAGCACGGTTGCGCCAAACATGGCGAACAAGTGCTGCAAACTAAGCGGGATCGTCTGCAAAAGCGGCGGTCTTTCACTCACCCCGATAGCACGGCGCGTCATAGTGTTTTCCTCTGAGTGTTGTTGTTAATCTCCCCGTCCGGTGCGGCGGGCAGTGTTTTGTTTCCCAAAAAAAAGCCGACTATCAAAGTCGGCTTTCATTGTGTTGTCAGTTACTTCGTACCAAAAATCTTATCGCCGGCATCGCCGAGCCCCGGGATGATGTACCCCTGCTCGTTAAGCCCCTGGTCGATAGAAGCGGTGTAGAGTTCGACATCCGGGTGCGCTTTCTCCAGCGCCGCGACGCCTTCCGGCGCGGCCACCAGCACCAGCACCTTGATACTGGTGCAACCAGCGTTTTTCAGCAGATCGATGGTGGCGATCATGGAACCGCCGGTCGCCAGCATCGGGTCAACCACCAGCGCCATACGCTCGTCGATGTTCGATACCAGTTTCTGGAAGTAAGGCACCGGCTCCAGTGTCTCTTCGTTGCGGTAGATACCAACAACGCTGATGCGCGCGCTTGGCACGTGCTCCAGCACACCTTCCATCATCCCCAGACCGGCGCGCAGGATCGGCACCACGGTAATTTTCTTACCCTTGATCTGGTCGATCTCTACCGGGCCGTTCCAGCCTTCGATAGTCACCTTCTCGGTTTCCAGATCCGCAGTAGCTTCATAAGTCAGCAGGCTGCCTACTTCTGAGGCGAGTTCACGAAAGCGTTTGGTGCTGATGTCGTTCTCTCGCATCAGGCCCAGCTTGTGTTTGACGAGTGGGTGTTTTACTTCCACGACCTTCATACTCTTCTCCTTCCGCTGACAGGTGGCAACCACAAAAAAAATCGCCGGATTATACCGCTTTTTTCCCGTTTCGCTACAGGCAGCCGCTTGATCGCGATCAATTCGGCTGGAGATGAGTATAAAACAATAATCGACCGCGCCCTGCAACAATGGACTCGCAAACGTTTGCCTTGGCTGTTAGAATTGCGCCGAATTTTTATTGCTACCGCTAGAAAACGCGTGGGGACAGAAGCAGTGACCGATAAAACCTCTCTCAGCTATAAAGATGCCGGTGTCGATATCGACGCGGGCAATGCTCTGGTAGACCGAATCAAAGGCGTGGTGAAGAAGACCCGTCGCCCGGAAGTGATGGGCGGGCTGGGCGGCTTCGGCGCGCTGTGCGCGTTGCCGCAAAAATATCGTGAGCCAGTTCTGGTTTCCGGCACTGATGGCGTAGGCACCAAGCTGCGTCTGGCGATGGATCTGAAACGTCACGACACCATCGGTGTCGACCTGGTGGCGATGTGCGTTAACGATCTGGTGGTACAAGGCGCAGAGCCCCTCTTCTTTCTCGACTACTACGCCACCGGCAAGCTGGATGTTGATACTGCAGCCAGCGTGATCAACGGTATCGCCGAAGGGTGTTTGCAGTCCGGCTGCGCGCTGGTCGGCGGCGAAACGGCAGAGATGCCGGGCATGTATCACGGCGACGACTACGATGTGGCCGGTTTCTGCGTCGGCGTAGTAGAAAAATCAGAGATTATCGACGGTAGCAAAGTCGCCGACGGCGATGTGCTGGTTGCCCTGGGTTCCAGCGGCCCGCACTCCAACGGCTACTCGCTGGTGCGCAAAGTGCTCGAAGTGAGTGGCGCCGATCCGCTGACCACGCAGCTGGAAGGAAAATCCCTGGCCGATCATCTGCTGGAGCCGACGCGTATTTACGTCAAATCCGTGCTGGAGCTGATTGAAAAGGTTGAGGTTCATGCCGTTGCGCACCTCACTGGCGGCGGTTTCTGGGAGAATATTCCGCGCGTACTGCCGGATAACACCCAGGCCGTTATCGACGAATCCTCCTGGCAGTGGCCGGCGGTGTTTGACTGGCTGCAGAGCGCCGGTAACGTCAGCCGTCACGAAATGTACCGCACCTTTAACTGCGGCGTCGGCATGGTGATCGCCCTGCCCGCGCAGGAAGTGGATAAAGCCATTGAGCTGATGAATGCCAAAGGTGAAAAAGCATGGAAAATCGGTATGATCAAAGCTTCCGATTCCAGCGAGCGTGTGGTCATTGAATGAAAAACATTGTGGTGCTGATTTCCGGCAACGGCAGTAATTTGCAGGCAATTATCGACGCCTGTAAACAGAAGAGAATCAATGGCACCCTGCGGGCAGTTTTCAGCAACAAGGCCGACGCGTTCGGCCTTCAGCGTGCGCGGGAAGCGAATATTCCCGCCCATGCGCTGAGCGCAGATCAGTTTGCCAACCGCGACGCCTTCGATCGTGAATTGATGCAGGAGATTGACGCTTACGCGCCGGATCTCGTGGTGCTGGCGGGTTATATGCGCATTCTCAGCCCGGCATTTGTCGCCCACTACGCCGGTCGCCTGCTCAATATCCACCCCTCCCTGTTACCGAAATATCCCGGTTTGCATACCCACCGCCAGGTGCTGGAAAACGGCGATGAAGAGCATGGCACCAGCGTGCACTTTGTCACTGACGAACTGGATGGCGGCCCGGTGATTTTGCAGGCGAAAGTGCCGGTGTTTGCGGGTGATAGCGAAGAGGATATTACCGCCCGCGTGCAGGCGCAGGAGCATGCAATCTACCCGCTGGTGGTGAGCTGGTTTATCGAAGGTCGCCTGACCATGCAGGACGGCGGTGCCTGGCTTGATGGCCTGCGTTTACCACCCGAAGGGTATGCAGCGGACGAATAATTGCCCTATTCACCGGCAGCGGTTTACGCGGGCTGGCTATTTTCCGTGCCGGAGAGACGAAACCGCCTCCGGCACACTCCCCTTCTCACCACTCCGCACTATTTTTCATCACGTTAAGCAATAAAACTGATTACTGTCATACTTTTTTGCCACAGTTGGACATCTGCTAATAAAGCTCGCCATAATAAGTTGTCTTATACGAAGGAACGCCAGCAACGTTCACCTGCAAGTCGGAGCACCGCATGTGCGAGAGGGAGTGGCCGTGCTTCGAGAAAGAACCGGAGTGTAAACAGGAATGGGTCAGGAAAAGTTATATCTCGAAAAAGAACTAAGCTGGTTGTGCTTTAACGAACGCGTGCTTCAGGAAGCCGCGGACAAAAGTAACCCCCTTATTGAACGTATGCGTTTTTTGGGGATCTATTCCAATAACCTTGATGAGTTCTATAAAGTCCGTTTCGCCGAGCTTAAGCGGCGGCTGATCATCAGTGAAGAACAGGGCGTGGCGACCAATTCACGTCATCTGCTGGGCAAAATTCAGTCTCGCGTATTGAAAG is a genomic window containing:
- the upp gene encoding uracil phosphoribosyltransferase, translating into MKVVEVKHPLVKHKLGLMRENDISTKRFRELASEVGSLLTYEATADLETEKVTIEGWNGPVEIDQIKGKKITVVPILRAGLGMMEGVLEHVPSARISVVGIYRNEETLEPVPYFQKLVSNIDERMALVVDPMLATGGSMIATIDLLKNAGCTSIKVLVLVAAPEGVAALEKAHPDVELYTASIDQGLNEQGYIIPGLGDAGDKIFGTK
- the uraA gene encoding uracil permease; amino-acid sequence: MTRRAIGVSERPPLLQTIPLSLQHLFAMFGATVLVPILFHINPATVLLFNGVGTLLYIFICKGKIPAYLGSSFAFISPVLLLLPLGYEVALGGFIMCGVLFCLVALIVKKAGTGWLDVMFPPAAMGAIVAVIGLELAGVAANMAGLLPPDGQSADSKTITISLVTLAVTVFGSVLFRGFLAIIPILIGVLAGYALSFAMGVVDTTPIAQAHWFALPTFYTPRFEWFAIFTILPAALVVIAEHVGHLVVTANIVKRDLIRDPGLHRSMFANGLSTMISGFFGSTPNTTYGENIGVMAITRVYSTWVIGGAAIIAILLSCVGKLAAAIQIIPVPVMGGVSLLLYGVIGASGIRVLIESKVDYSKAQNLILTSVILIIGVSGAKVHIGAAELKGMALATIVGVGLSLIFKLISVLRPEEVVLDASENEQAKP
- the purN gene encoding phosphoribosylglycinamide formyltransferase, which encodes MKNIVVLISGNGSNLQAIIDACKQKRINGTLRAVFSNKADAFGLQRAREANIPAHALSADQFANRDAFDRELMQEIDAYAPDLVVLAGYMRILSPAFVAHYAGRLLNIHPSLLPKYPGLHTHRQVLENGDEEHGTSVHFVTDELDGGPVILQAKVPVFAGDSEEDITARVQAQEHAIYPLVVSWFIEGRLTMQDGGAWLDGLRLPPEGYAADE
- the purM gene encoding phosphoribosylformylglycinamidine cyclo-ligase yields the protein MTDKTSLSYKDAGVDIDAGNALVDRIKGVVKKTRRPEVMGGLGGFGALCALPQKYREPVLVSGTDGVGTKLRLAMDLKRHDTIGVDLVAMCVNDLVVQGAEPLFFLDYYATGKLDVDTAASVINGIAEGCLQSGCALVGGETAEMPGMYHGDDYDVAGFCVGVVEKSEIIDGSKVADGDVLVALGSSGPHSNGYSLVRKVLEVSGADPLTTQLEGKSLADHLLEPTRIYVKSVLELIEKVEVHAVAHLTGGGFWENIPRVLPDNTQAVIDESSWQWPAVFDWLQSAGNVSRHEMYRTFNCGVGMVIALPAQEVDKAIELMNAKGEKAWKIGMIKASDSSERVVIE